A window from Centropristis striata isolate RG_2023a ecotype Rhode Island chromosome 2, C.striata_1.0, whole genome shotgun sequence encodes these proteins:
- the rasa3 gene encoding ras GTPase-activating protein 3, protein MAVEEEGLRVFQSVKIKIGEAKNIPPYPGPNRMRDCYCTVNLDQEEVFRTKIIEKSLCPFYGEDFYCEIPRSFRHLSFYIFDRDVFRRDSSIGKVAVKKEDLQKYHGKDTWFQLQPVSADSEVQGKVHLELRLSEVITDSGVINHKLATRVLECQGLPIVNGQCDPYAAVSLLGPSRSEAKKTKVKRKTNNPQYEEVFYFEVTRPLSYTKRQFDVEEEDVDKLALRVDLWNASNLKFGDEFLGGVRVPLRVLGQAGVHDAWYFLQPRENGGKSVKVEELGSLRLNIVYTEDHVFPSEHYTPLRELLLHSANVEPVSSSTAHTLGEVCREKQEAAIPLVRLFLHYGKIVPFISSIAHAEVNRTQDPNTIFRGNSLTSKCIDETMKLAGMHYLQVTLKPIIDEICTEHKPCEIDPVKLKESENLDTNRENLRQYVDRIFNVITTSGVRCPTVMCDIFFSLRESAATRFQVDQDVRYTAVSSFIFLRFFAPAILSPNLFHLRPHHPDPATSRTLTLISKTIQTLGSLAKSKSANFKESYMAAFYDYFNEQKYADAVKNFLDLISTSGKWDQKSIETPIMLKEGFMIKRAQGRNRFGMKNFKKRWFRLTNHEFTYHKTKGEGALCSIPIENILAVERLEEESFKMKNMFQVIQPERALYIQANNCVEARDWIDILTKVSQCNRKRLSTYHPSAYLNGHWLCCKLSADTASGCTPCTGGLPANIQLDVDGDRETERIYSLFSTYMSKLIKMQEACGSKSVYDGPEQEEYSSFVIDDPQETYKTLKLIVSAVQTLEQQHTKYKRDKFKKTKIGSQEHPIGDKSFQCYIRQQSESSTYSI, encoded by the exons GAGAAGCAAAAAACATCCCTCCGTACCCGGGGCCAAACAGGATGAGGGACTgctactgcactgtaaaccTGGACCAAGAAGAAGTCTTCAGGACCAAGATCATCGAGAAGTCACTTTG TCCGTTCTACGGGGAGGACTTCTACTGCGAGATCCCACGCAGCTTCAGACATCTCTCCTTCTACATCTTCGACAGGGACGTCTTCAGGAGGGACTCCAGTATCG gcaagGTTGCGGTGAAGAAAGAGGACCTGCAGAAATATCACGGCAAAGACACCTGGTTCCAGCTGCAGCCTGTCAGCGCTGACTCAGAAGTGCAG GGAAAAGTGCACCTGGAGCTGCGTCTGAGTGAAGTCATCACAGACAGCGGAGTCATCAACCATAAACTAGCCACACG TGTGTTGGAGTGCCAAGGTCTTCCGATCGTCAACGGCCAATGTGATCCGTACGCTGCTGTCTCCTTACTGGGACCATCAAG GTCGGAAGCTAAGAAGACCAAAGTGAAGAGAAAAACCAACAATCCACAGTATGAAGAGGTTTTCTATTTTGAG GTGACACGGCCGTTAAGCTACACAAAGCGGCAGTTTGACGTTGAAGAGGAGGACGTGGACAAGCTGGCACTGAG ggTGGATCTGTGGAACGCCAGCAACCTGAAGTTCGGGGACGAGTTCCTGGGAGGTGTTCGAGTTCCTCTGCGGGTGTTGGGTCAGGCTGGTGTCCATGACGCATG GTACTTTCTTCAGCCGAGGGAGAACGGAGGGAAGTCTGTGAAGGTAGAAGAGCTCGGCTCTCTGCGTCTGAACATCGTTTACACAGAGGACCACGTCTTCCCCTCCGAACACTACACTCCCctcagagagctgctgctgcactctgcTAACGTAGAG CCCGTGTCGTCGTCCACAGCTCACACTCTGGGGGAAGTGTGTCGAGAGAAACAAGAAGCCGCCATTCCCCTCGTGCGTCTGTTTCTCCACTACGGCAAGATTGTGCCTTTTATCAGCTCCATTGCTCACGCCGAAGTCAACCGCACACA GGATCCTAACACCATTTTCCGAGGAAACTCGCTGACTTCCAAGTGCATTGATGAGACCATGAAGCTGGCAGGAATGCACTATCTGCAAGTCACGCTCAAACCCATTATAGATGAG ATCTGCACAGAACACAAACCCTGTGAAATTGACCCAGTGAAGCTCAAAGAGTCGGAAAACCTGGACACAAACAGG GAAAACCTCCGTCAGTACGTGGACCGTATCTTCAACGTTATCACCACATCTGGCGTCCGCTGTCCCACCGTCATGTGTGATATCTTCTTCTCTCTGAGAGAGTCCGCTGCCACCCGTTTTCAAG TTGACCAAGATGTCCGATACACGGCGGTGAGCAGTTTCATTTTTCTGCGTTTCTTCGCTCCCGCCATCCTCTCCCCCAACTTGTTCCATCTACGGCCGCACCATCCA GATCCCGCCACCTCTCGAACCCTCACCCTCATCTCCAAGACGATCCAGACCCTGGGAAGTCTCGCCAAGTCCAAATCT GCCAATTTCAAAGAGTCTTACATGGCTGCGTTTTACGACTACTTCAATGAGCAGAAATATGCAGACGCTGTGAAGAAT TTCCTGGACCTGATCTCCACCTCTGGGAAATGGGATCAGAAGAGTATCGAAACACCAATCATGCTCAAAGAGGG ATTTATGATAAAGAGGGCACAGGGGAGAAACCGGTTTGGAATGAAGAACTTCAAGAAGAGATGGTTTCGCCTCACCAATCACGAGTTTACCTACCACAAAACGAAAGGTGAG GGCGCTCTGTGCAGCATTCCCATAGAGAACATTCTGGCTGTAGAGAGGCTTGAAGAGGAGTCTttcaagatgaaaaat aTGTTCCAGGTCATTCAGCCGGAGCGGGCGCTCTACATCCAGGCCAACAACTGCGTGGAGGCGCGTGATTGGATCGACATCCTGACCAAAGTCAGCCAGTGCAACCGCAAACGCCTAAGCACCTACCATCCTTCAGCCTACCTCAACGGCCACTGGCTCTGCTGCAAGCTCTCGGCGGACACGGCCTCCGGGTGCACCCCCTGCACCGG CGGCCTCCCGGCAAACATCCAGCTGGACGTAGACGGCGACAGAGAGACCGAGAGGATTTATTCCCTGTTCAGCACATACATGAGCAAACTGATCAAGATGCAAG AGGCCTGTGGCAGTAAGTCTGTGTACGACGGGCCCGAACAGGAGGAGTACTCCAGCTTTGTCATCGATGACCCCCAGGAGACCTACAAAACCCTGAAACTAATTGTTTCAGCCGTGCAAACCTtggagcagcagcacaccaAGTACAAGCGTGACAAGTTCAAGAAGACAAAGATAGGCAGCCA GGAGCATCCGATTGGAGACAAGAGTTTTCAGTGCTACATCCGCCAGCAGTCTGAGAGCTCCACCTACTCCATCTAG